From the genome of Malus sylvestris chromosome 13, drMalSylv7.2, whole genome shotgun sequence:
ACCAACTTGCCGGTAAGCATTTTTTGGGAAACAAATATGTGTTTAACAGATAATGCTTGTTTTAGATTTTAAAAATCAATGTATTATAGAAACCTTGAGAGCGACATCTGTAATTGATGAAATAAGATGAACTAGGCTTAGGTGGTATTAATTTATACGAAGCAGACCAGTAGATGCATTTTTAACCAAATGATGCTAGTTAATGTAAAAGGTAAAATACCAAGCATGCGGAGACGAATCTGCGAAGAGTGCGAAAAGATTTATAAAACTCAGGTTTCGCAGGAGATAACTGTTTATAATGTAAAACGTAGTTTGATTCCAGTTGGTTGGGACAATAAGGATGATGATAATTGGTCCAGTATTTAACTTCCTGGGAGCAATTATGTTTATCTTGCAGAGCTTGGAGTGCTCAGCTGGCATCTAGATGCTGATAACTACGAAACTGATGAGGAGTTGAAGAAGATTCGTGAAGAACGTGGTTACTCCTACATGGTTTGTCACACTAacttatgtttttcttttctatatttttaatttcattatgTCATGTACCTaaaaagaggtcgcacttggtgcgatggcaagtgccttcgcccatgagcggtaggtctcgggttcgagacttgggagcagcctctccataaatgggggtaaggctagccgacattcacctctcccagaccctgcgtaaagcgggagccttgtgcactgggtacgacctttctGTCATGTACCTAAACTCTTTAGTTCATTATGTCAAGGCACTGATTCACAACAATGTCAAGTTTTGTCCATTGATCACAATTCACCAGTATCTTGTGAAAATGATTGTTTCTTTCGACTATTAGAAATGTTGACCCTTTTTGAGTGCACACTTTGGAATGTTTTCAGCCTTTTCCCTCTTCCTGTTTATAGTCCAGATTATGGGAACTGTGGATATGGAGATTCACAATAACTCTTTCTGCATGGTTTTACAGTATATTTAACCGGATAATGTTTTCCTCTTGTAGGACTTCTGTGAGGTTTGCCCTGAAAAGCTTCCTAATTATGAGGAGAAGATAAAAAATTTCTTTGAGGAACATCTTCACACTGATGAGGAAATCCGATATGCTGTGGATGGAAGTGGTAGGATTAGTTATGCTTTATCGCAGTATGTTATCCCTTCTTTACTCACCTCTTCTGTTTAATGATTGTGTACGTTTTTGTGAAGGTTATTTTGATGTTAGGGACCACGATGAACGTTGGATTCGCGTATGGCTGAAAAAGGGGGGAATGATTGTTTTGCCTGCTGGAATTTATCACCGATTCACTTTGGACACAAACAACTACATAAAGGTATTAGTTCATAGCACCAAAATGTTCTAACGactgctttttgttttttaccccttctctcttttctccagTTAAGTGGAGTCTCATTACGCTTGTATGAAGACACACTTCTGCATTTTGTGGCACCAACTATTTTTAAAAGCATATTATTTATGGGACGATGATGAGGGTTCAGGATGTGATCTTCCATTatttgattcaatttttttttcttttgtaagaaAACAAGATCTTGTCTCATCTTATGCCTCCCTATCATTCATTGGTGTGTACTTTGTCATCGTGATTTCCCAGTGAACTTGTGACAAAAGACGCCTAAGTAGTTGAAGCACTGTCACATAACACTAAGGTAGACATCAGCACTTGATATGGCATTTGATGGACTAGTTCACCAAAGTGCATTAATTGTAATGTAGATGAGAATAATGATTTCATGTGCCTTCGAGTTGCCAGGCATTACAGTTTTTATGTCTGTGTCTGTGGTGTAGTGTCAATTAAGAAGTCACAATTTACCTTATAGTGTTTAATCTATGAACTTTAAGGATGTTCTGAAAAAACATATGTTTGATGCAGGCAATGCGTCTATTTATTGGCGATCCAGTTTGGACCCCCTTTAACCGTCCTCATGATCATCTTCCTGCAAGGTATAGTTCTGTCTTTCTCTACATTTTGGACTTACCTACTTCCATTCATGCATGCGATAGAATGCCCGATAGGCTTTGAGTCTTCTCACAAAGGGACCTTCCTTGCAGGGAGGAGTATCTTAAAGCTTTTGTGCACAAGGAAACTGGTGACCATGCAGTTAACGCTGCGGCATAGAATCTGGCGTTTGCTTCTAAATGTGGGGTTTACAAATAACGAAATATGGTATTGGCTAGAAAAAGTTACACATGGTTGTATTGTCTGGGATGTAAGCTGTGGCTTAAGAGTGTTGTGTGATGCTTGTTAAGTTGTGTTGTAGTAGTAGCATGGCCTTTCCGTAAACTTGAATAATTCCGAGTATCTTACGAGATGTTCTTTATGTATGATACATAACCTCTGTAAACATTTAATAATTATATAGTTCTATTGTGTTATATTGTGAGTGTTTATGGTTCCAGCGTAACCTTACATCCCTGGCATGCTAGAAGTAGGTGACGGCTCCTTTTTGTTTCTGGTTCAGCCCAACACCT
Proteins encoded in this window:
- the LOC126595929 gene encoding acireductone dioxygenase 2 — encoded protein: MAASQRDPREEVIQAWYMDDSDEDQRLPHHKEPKEFVSLDQLAELGVLSWHLDADNYETDEELKKIREERGYSYMDFCEVCPEKLPNYEEKIKNFFEEHLHTDEEIRYAVDGSGYFDVRDHDERWIRVWLKKGGMIVLPAGIYHRFTLDTNNYIKAMRLFIGDPVWTPFNRPHDHLPAREEYLKAFVHKETGDHAVNAAA